In Pseudohongiella acticola, the sequence GATGCGCCTTGCGCTGCACCCATCAATACCGCTTCGAAACCGGGCAGCAGATTACCGTCGCCCACCCTGAATGTCGCCGGCGCTTTATCGTAGTTACTGTCGATCTCGGTTCCATCGGGCAGTGCCAGCGAAAAATGCAGAGTCACACGGGCACCGTCACAAACCACGGCTGCCGACTCTGTTGGTGGAAACCCGTCATTGTTTTCGCCATCACGCATAATATCGCTGCTCGCCCTCACCACTGATATTGTCCACGCAACGACCGCATAACTCGGGATGTGAGGCATGGGCGCCGACATCGGGGCGATGATGCCAGCAGCGCACACACTTGTCCTGCGACGACGGGGTTACCTGTAACCGCAGCCCCGGCAACTCCGTGGCCACTGTGTCAGTCGACTTACTTGCCGACATTGGTTGCAGACTGGCTACCGAAACAATCAGTACAAATCGCAATTCATCCTGCAACGCAGACAGCCGTTTTAACAGTGCCTCGTCGCAGTACAGCGTCACCTCGGCAGACAGCGCTGCCCCGACCTTCTTCTCGGCCCGCTGCTTTTCCAGTTCTTTGTTGACGGCGGTTTTGACTTCAATCAGTTCGCGCCAGAACGCGTCACTGAAATCTTCACGCGCAGGCAACGCTGCCAGGCCTTCGTCGAACTGAGTCAGGAAAACAGAGTCAGAGCGCTCGCCGGGCACAAACTGCCAGATCTCATCGGCGGTAAAACTCAGTATCGGGGCGATCAGTCGCACCAGCACTTCCGTGATGTGATACATCGCGGTCTGGGTTGAGCGCCGTGCCAGACCGTCTGCTTTGGCGGTGTACTGACGATCCTTGATGATATCCAGGTAAAAGCTGCCCAGCTCGATCACACAGAAATTATGTACTTTCTGATACACATTAAGGAACTGGTAATTTTCATAGTCCTGCTTCACCTGTTCACGCAGTTGTTGCGCCTGTCGCGTGATCCAGTAATCCAGCGCCAGCATATCATCCGGCGCCACTGCGTCTGTCAGTGGATCAAAACCATTAAGATTGGACAGCAGAAACCGCACGGTGTTACGAATACGACGATAGGCATCGGCAACACGCTTCAGGATCTCTGGCGATACGGCAATCTCGCCACGGTAGTCGGTAGCGGCAACCCACAGCCGGAGAATATCAGCACCGTATTCCTTGAACACTTCTTGCAACGAAATCGTGTTACCAAGGGACTTGGACATCTTGCGACCATCAGCGTCTACGGTAAAGCCATGTGTCAACACCTGCTTGTAGGGGGCCGCACCGTTCATCGCAATCGCTGTTTTTAAGGACGATTGGAACCAGCCGCGATGTTGGTCAGAACCTTCCAGATAAAGGTCAGCCGGATAACCCAGCCCGTCACGTTGTTGCAGAACCGAATAATGTGTGACGCCAGAATCAAACCAGACGTCCAGCGTGTCGGTCACTTTTGTGTATTGGCTGGCATCATCACCCAGCAGATCTTCCGCAGTCAGTTCGAACCAGGCCTCAATACCCTGTTTCTCGATGCGCTGTGCCACCTGCTCAATCAGGTTTTCCGTGTCCGGGTGCAACGCGCCGGTTTCCCGGTGCACAAACAGTGTAATGGGTACGCCCCAGGTTCGCTGTCGCGACACACACCAGTCAGGGCTGCCTTTCAACATCAGCTCGATGCGTGCCTGCCCCCATTCGGGCACCCACTTGACACCTTTGACGGCGGCCAGCGCATCATTCAGCAGACCTTTTTCAGTCATGCTGATGAACCACTGTGGCGTGGCACGATAGATCAATGGCGTTTTGGTGCGCCAGCAATGCGGGTAGCTATGGCGAATTTTCTCCATGGCGACCAGCGCCTGCTCCCGGCGCAGAATGTCCAACACCTGCTCGTCTGCCTTGTACACGTGAACACCGGCGAGCTCGCCCGCAGCTTCGGCAAATACGCCATTCTCATCAACCAGGTTTAGCGTTCCCAGGCCGTAGGTCTGACCGGCAATAAAGTCTTCCATGCCATGGTCAGGTGCCGTGTGTACCGCGCCGGTACCCGCATCCGTCGTGACGTGATCACCCATCAGCACCGGCACCTGACGATTGACAAAAGGGTGTTGCAGACGCTGGCCTTCCAGCAAGGCGCCTTTTGCCACTCCCAGACGCTGGACCTGCTCGCAACCGTAACGAGCCATGACCTCATCCTGCATATCAGCCGCTACAATCAGCAGCTCTTCGCCAACAACCTCGTCAACGGTACAGCTCAACAACGCATACTCAAGGTTTTCATTCAGACACACTGCCTGATTCGACGGCAAAGTCCATGGTGTGGTTGTCCAGATAACCACCGACATCTTTTTACCGGCAACCGCGCTCTCATCAACGGCGAATGCCGCCAGCCATGTCTCCGGCTCCAGCGCAACAAAACGGACGTCGATGGCAAATGACGTTTTGTCCTGATACTCAACTTCGGCCTCTGCCAATGCAGACGCACCAACCACGCTCCAGTAAACCGGTTTGAATCCTTTCACCAGATGCCCGCTGCCCGCAATGCGCCCCAACGCGCGCACGATGTTGGCTTCGGTGTCAAAATTCATGGTCAGATAGGGGTTTTCCCAATCACCGAAAACGCCCAGACGAACAAAATCCTGTTTCTGGTTTTCGACCTGCTTTGCCGCATAGTCTCGACAGGCCTGACGGAATTCGGCATGACTGATTTTGTGGCCGGCTTTGCCTTTTTTCTTTTCTACATTGTGCTCAATCGGCAGACCATGACAATCCCAACCGGGCACGTAGGGCGCATCAAAACCTGCCAATGTGCGGGATTTGACGATCATGTCTTTCAGCGTTTTATTGACAGCATGACCCAGGTGCAATTCACCATTCGCATAGGGTGGCCCATCATGCAGAATGAATGACGGTCGCCCGGCACTGATTTCCCGAATCTGACGATACAGCTCCATGTCTTGCCAGCGTGCCAGCATGCCCGGCTCCCGCTGAGCCAGACTGGCTTTCATGGGAAAGTCGGTAAAAGGCAGATTCAGGGTCTGTTTGTAGTCAGTCATCTCGTCTCGCTCATCGAACAGGTTGTGATAGCGTATCGCCAATCCTGTGTCTTTTAAAATTGTGGGGTTGCGTACTACTTAAAGGGCCGGGTTTCGCCTATTGCCGATAGTGGGAGAAGTATTGCCTGACTTCTTCCACATCCAGAGCAATGCGGGCTTTGAGCGCATCCAGCGACTCAAACTTTTGTTCCGGCCGTACCCGGTGCCGGAAAGTTACCGACACCCGGGCGCCATAAATCTCCTGATCAAAATTCAACAGATGCACTTCAAGCAACGCCTTGCCGTTGTCTTTTACGGTTGGACGATATCCAATATTGGCAGCGCCCTCGGCCGCAATACATTCGTCGTCAGCCAAAAAGATCTCGACCGTGCAGGCGTAGACTCCATGCAGCGGAATGTTGCGTCGATTCAATGCCAGATTGCAGGTTGGGAAACCCAGGTCACGACCAAGCTGCTGCCCGCGCACAACCGTACCCGAAATGGTATAGGGCCGGCCCAGTACCTCGGCAACGCGATCAAAATCTGCCTTTGCCAGACACTCACGTACATAAGTGCTGCTGACCCGGACGCCATCCGACACGCAACTGGCTGTCTCCACCACGTCAAACCCAGCCCGCTTACCGTATCGACACAGCAATTCGAAATCACCACCGCGCTGGTAGCCAAACCGGAAGTCGTTGCCGACAATCAGACAGCGGACATTGAGACCCGCCACCAGCACATCTTCCACATAGGACTCAGGGCTCAATTGACTGAGCTCCTGATTAAACTCCAGCAGATAAACGTAGTCCACACCCATGGCACGCAGCAGTTCAACCTTCTCACCTGCCTCACTCAATCGCGGAGGACAGGACCGGGGATCGCTGGCAAAAAATTCCTCAGGGTGAGGCTCAATAACAATGACTACCGACGGCACCGCATAATCTGCAGCCTTTTCCAGCAGTTGCGCAACAATACGCTGATGCCCCAGATGCACACCATCAAACTTGCCAATCGTCGCCACACAGCCAGAGTGCTGCTGCAGGAAACCTTCAGTATTGTGGATGACTCTCATTGCCGGAAGCTGCCGAAAAACAAGGATTATAACGCGTCACGCGCCCGCTTCCCACCGCCGAATTCCCTCATCCCCTCAATAGCATCGCCGAGAGCCCACCGCTGCCCTACCAGAGGGTCCCGGAGTCCGGGCGTGCATCGCCTCGAAGCGCATGCCGCGAGAGCCGATCACCCCGGGCTGCGAGGCCCGATCCACTGGCCAGAGACCCACATGCATCAGCAGAGGGTCCCGGAGTCCGGGCGTGCATCGCCTCGAAGCGCATGCCGCGAGAGCCGATCACCCCGGGCTGCGAGGCCCGATCCACTGACACTGAACCCGGCCCATCAGTCTCAGTTGTCAGAGCCCCCAGTGCTCCCACCCAACCGACCACGCCCCGCCCGATACAGTATCCGCCCCAGTACCAGCGCCCCCACAATCACAACAAACTGCCCCACAAACGCATTCGCCACCGAAATCGAATCCGGGCGAGTCATGATGAATCCGAGATTGATGGCTGTCAGCACTGCCGCAATCACACAAATTGCAGACAGCACCAGAAAAACGATGCCCATGATTTTTTGCATTGTTCAGCCCTCGCCTTCACACTATGACTCAAGCGCAGAATTATGGCAGCGTGTGCCAGCATCGACAACTGGATCAAGCGCGCCACGACCGGTATCATCAACACTTCTCAGCACCATTCAATCTGGAACCTTATGCTTGGCCAAATACTGATTACCCTGCTGGTCATTATTGCCGCCGTTATCTTCCTGCGCAGACAACGCTCGCGGGAACAGACGGGCACCAGGAAGGCGCCACTACCGCGGCGCTCCGACCCGTGGCATGCCGATAACCGACAGAACACTCCGCCTCCAGATCCAACCGGCACCCAGGCACCCATGGCCAGTAACTTGAAAACCGTGTTGTGGCTTGTGCTGGCAGGCGTTGTTACCATCGGCAGCGTCACCACCTACCTGCAATGGCAGGATCAGCAACGACTGGTGACCGTTCTGCTGTATCGTGACGCAGATCAGAACCCGATTATTTACCGCGTTTCCAAGCGTAACATCGGAGAACGCAGCTTTATCACCGAAGATGGCACTCAAGTAACTGTCTCGACCAACGAGCGCATGGAAATCGTCGGCCTCTGACACATTGTCAGTAACGACCGATCATCGCCCGGCTGACGCGCTTTGTCGAATACTCGACAATTACCCGCTAAAACTCTGTTAAGCTGAACACATTCGGAATTGAGCCAGGGCCATTCCCTTTCCTCTCTCGACAAAACCAAAGGACCGGAACTCTTTTAATGCCCATATTTCGCTATTTCATTCTTTGCCTGTTGTTGCTTCCCGTTCTGGCGGCCGCCCGGGACACGATTGTAGAGCTGGAAGACGGCAGCACTGTGAAAGTTTTCCTGTTTCAACCCAGCAATGAACACGGCGACGGTCCCTGGCCATTGTGTGTATTGATGCCTGGAGGCGACGGCAATGAGTACGTTGCTCGCGCCCAGTTCTGGCTGGGCAAGGAACTGGCTACCCGTGGCTGGATGATCGCGGTGCCGGTTTCACCTACCAACACACCATTCACCGGCATTAATGGACAAAAAATACCAAAAGTCATCAGCCATTTGCAGGAATCACCGGAAATTCAGACCGGCAAAGCTCTGCTCGTGGGCGTTTCCACCGGTGGCAGTTCCGCACTTGAGCTCGCCGCACAGCATCCCGAGCAGTATTATGGCGTTGTTGCCGTGCCCGGCATGATGAAAGACCTGTCGCTGATTGGTGATATGAAGGATTTGCCGGTCTATCTGCGAGTAGCGGAAGATGACCTGTTCCGTTGGAATGAACAAATGCCTGCGCTTGCTGGCGCGCTGCGCGCCGGCGGGGCCCGGGTAGATGCGGCCCTGGTGCCTGATGCCCGCCATGTGTTTCAGCTGGACTGGGACAGGCTGCATCCCTGGCTCGAGTCATTGCCAACCACAGAACACATTGCACCAATACCCAAATAGAATAGCAGGCCTGCATTTTTGCGAGGCCCCCTTTCGCGTTGACACTCCCAGCAATCACCCAACCCAATCGGTGACTGGTGGTGCTTTTAAATGTGGCATGCTAAAGTTCGCAACCTCGCAGACACTCAATGCCATGCTGGAGATGCTGGATGAAACTGATCACCGCTATCATCAAACCGTTCAAGTCCGACGATGTTCGCGAAGCGCTCTCTGATCTGGGCGTTAACGGCATGACCATGACCGAAGTCAAAGGGTTCGGTCGCCAGAAAGGCCATACAGAATTGTACCGTGGGGCAGAATATGTCGTCGATTTTCTACCTAAAGCCAAGATAGAAGTGGCCGTAGCGGACGACCTGGTCGATTCAGCCATCGAAGCCATCTGCAAGGCGGCCAACACGGGCCATATCGGAGACGGCAAGATATTTGTGACCGCGCTTGAACAGAGCATTCGCATCCGTACCGGCGAAACCGGCAACGAAGCCCTATAATTCCACAGGGCACTCACTCAGCGACCACCAACGCAAGATCATCCGACAGACAGCCGGTTTACGCCTGCTGCCTGTCAATGACCCGCAACGTCACCATCGCATAAACCAGCTTATTACCCGCCTCATCAAAAAAAGTCACCGCCACCAGCGATGTAGACCTGCCTTTGTTGATCAACTCGCCCTGTAATCGAACTCTTGGGCCAAGCACTGGATCCAGGTAGTCAATACGCATATTGATCGTCGTAATCCAGTAGTCCTCACGTGCAGGAAACAGCGTCCGGATGGTGTACAGCGCCACCATGTCGACATACGTACCGGTAAAACCGCCAAACAATTGCTGCCTCGGGTTTAGCACCTGTGTTGGCACATGTACATCCAGGTCTATGAAACCTTCCTCTTCGCGTATGACTTTCCAGTCAGGCGCTTCCAGTAGATCACCGGCACAATGGCCGGGGCGCATAAAAATAGGGGGTTGACGGTCCGAGCTCATAATTTCCTTGCGTTAGAAATCGAAAAAATAAATCTCAAGGTTCATTTGCACCCTCGGGTCTGGCTGCCAATCGTTCTCGTGCTCGGCCAACAGTTGTGGCACAAGTTCCAGTACCAGCCAGTCTTCGTATATTGCTTTGCGGTATACCATCTGCGCGAAATAATTGTCGACGGTTGCCACCGGCTGATTCTGACCGATCAGCCCTATTTCGTAGGTCAGGGTTTCACGTTCACCCAGGGTCTGGTAGAGCGCCACAGACTGGCTGAATTCGGTCAAGCGTTCATCATGTTCATAATTAACTTCAGACTCGACGCGAAAATTCAATTTATCAGTGAGTATGCGGGTAAAAAATACGCGTGTGTCCTGACCCCAGCCTTCATTGTTGTAATAGAATATCCGGGTGCTGAATCCAGCATACCAGTCATCGCTGAGGTCGACGCCATAACGAACCCGGAACCGATAGAACGGATCCAGAGGAATTTTGGCTCGCATGCCAACGTCATGGTTAAATCGCCAACCGTTACGTTCCGGATGCTCATAGCGGAAACCACCGGTGAACGAAGCCGTGGACACGTTATTCAGTCGCTGATCACGCAATGAATCGCGTTCCGTGTTTTCCGATTCGAAAATGAGCTTCCAGCGTTCAGTGGCGCGAGGCAGGTCAATGCTGCCGCCGACCCGAATATTGCCATGATAAGTATTGAAGCGACCTACGCGCTGGTTGATACGCAGACGCATGTAGCTTTCATTGCTGCGCTCGCCGATACCTTCACCCGCCAGCCAGTCATCCAGATTGCGACCAATCACTGATACGTTTTTAGAGACACCATCACGCCTGGCTTCGAGCCAACGCCACGCATTGGTGTGCTCAATTTCTGCCATTGTCCGCGTGATGATATCGTCACCTTCGGCCAATTCCGCTGCATCGCCGCCAGCATTATCAGCACTATTGGCACTATCGGCATGATCAGGGCTGTCGGTATCGTCGACGGGTTCAGAGGCCGCACGCCTGCTTTCATCAAACCCCGCATCCGGCTGCGCCATGACAGCAGAACTCAATAGTAGACCGCTCGCCAGCAGCATTGGCATAAAAGCAGCCCATATCAGGCGACGCAAAATCATTCCGGGCAGAAACATCAATGTCCTGTTACTCAATAAGGCAGGCATGCGCACTACAGCTCCCCCTAAACCATTCCCTTGTATTAACACAATGAGCTGATTGTGCCAGAAACGCACATGAAATCAGTAAGCCGGCTGGCAGTGTAATCCACTCAGAGCCGGGCAACCAGCGATATGCCAAGAATTCCCGGCTTTGCCCTTATTTGCCACTTTTCCTCCATAATTGGCGCTCTGTTTGTGGTCCATTCGTGCTCGACTGACGCTCTACTAATGACCCGTGATCATGTTGTATTCCAGCACGCCGATCACCCATTCCGCACCGTGATGCAAAGGTTCAACCGCCAGCACCACTGACAGCGCGGCCACAACCAGCAAAGTGACAACCTGCCGGTAGCTTAGCAGGCGCCGGCTATCCAGCCGCAGCAGAGCGTGAACTCTGGCATGCAGATCACTGCCATCAAACGCGACGCCCTGTAGCGGTGCTGTTGAACGGCGCAAAACTCGCCCGATTTGCACCAGCGCCTGGGCAACAGATAGAGACCCATAGTCTCGCGCGGCGGCGAAATCACAGGACTCCTCGCATAGCAGGTGTAAATCATGCACAACAATCTGTCTCCAGGCGTCTGGCAAGACAAGACAAAAAACGCGCCCGATCAATATTCGCAGGTTGTCACGACGGCGACGATGAGCCTGCTCGTGGACAAGGATGATGGCCAGCTCCTCGGAGGAGCAGCCGGAAAGAAGCCCTGAACTGACGTATACCCTTGGCCGCCACCAGCCCAGCGTAAACACGGCTGGCTCTTCAGCGTCCAGCAATCGGAACCCGGATTCGCGACTGGACAGGGCATCGAACTGCCGGCGCATACGAACGCCCCGCAGCAAACCAGCCAAAAAATGCCATAACAAGCCGATGGCTGCGGCCACGGCCAGGCCGAACCCGGTCCAGGCCAGTATGCTGGTACTGGTGGTAGGTACATGGGGTGCACAATTGCCATGGCAATGCGGCTCCAGTAGCAGGCCACCGAGCGTAGGCAGCAACAGCAACAGCGTGGTCATCAGACTCAGTACAAAAGGTGCAGACCAGAGCAGCAACAACAGATTGCTGCCGTGCGCAGGATGCAGGCGGAAAAGGCCGGGACGAAGCAGTGGGTAAAACGCCCGTAACACCAGCGTCAACATTAACCAAAGTACCAGCCAGATCAGACACAATGTACCAAAGGTATTAATCATCAGACACTTCCCCCTGCTGCTCAACAGAGATCAGCTCTGATTTGCGACGCCTGATCAGGGCTTCCAGATCATCCAGAGAGGCATCATCGAGGTCGGAGGCAACCTGTACAAAACTGCTGAGTATGGTTTCCATGTCGCCATCGTGCAGCAGCTGAATAACATCACCTAGCATGCGGCCAAGCAGTTTCCCCCGCGAAACCGATGCATGATAGGTGTAGGCATGCCCCTGTTTAATGCGATCAACATAGGTTTTACGGAACAGCCGCTCCAATGTCGACTGTATTGTACTCAGACCGGGAGCTCGACGCTGAAGGCCTTTGGCGTCAAGTATTTCACGAATTTCGCGCGCATCCAGATGTGGCCTCTGCCAGAGTGCCTCAAGCACACGCAGTTCCAGCTCGCCCAGGTTATGGCTCAAAATATTCGACGCAGTGCGCTTTTTCAGCATTCAGTATCCATACAGGCGTTCATAAAACGGTTTTTTCCGCCTGCAATGTAGCCTCGATTCCGAAAAAAAGCAAAAACCGATCGCCTATCGGCCGTTTATTGTATTTATTTATGTTGTTTATCAATAACTTAAGAATGCTTGCGTTTTTATTGGCCTATAATTCAGGTTTCCACCGACAGGCAACGGGCCTGCAAACTGCCCAGAGGTACAGATCATTGACTAACTCCAGACTCTCATTGGCAACAACCATGGCACTGGTTATAAGCAGCCACACTTATGCTGCCGAGGCCGAAAATGACGCGCCACAGGAAATACTTGTGTTTGGCAGCGACTTTGACCTGAGAGGCACTCCCGTCACAGCCGCCGAGGGTATCATCTACGATACCCAACTGGAGTTACGGCCGGTCTCCCGTACGGCAGAGCTACTGGAATTTGTACCCGGCCTGATCGCTACCCAGCACAGCGGCGAAGGCAAGGCCAACCAGTACTTTGTGCGTGGCTTCAATCTGGATCATGGTACTGACTTCGCGCTGCGCCTGGACGATATGCCCATCAACATGCCCAGCCACGGCCATGGCCAGGGGTATGCGGACATCAACTTTATCATTCCCGAACTGGTCAACCAGCTGACGTTCCGTAAAGGCCCCTACTACGCCGACGGTGGCGATTTTGCCACCGCCGGTTCAGCCGAGTTCAGTTACGCAGACAGTCTCGAACAGGGTTTGCTCAACCTGACGCTGGGAGAAAACAATTATCAGCGGCTGTTCCTGGGTGAATCCGTTGATCTGTTCGCGGGTCAACTGACGCTTGCCGGCGCCGTTACGCAATACGAAGGCCCATGGGATCGCGACCAGGACCTTGATAGCCGGCAGGCGCTGGTCAAATACCATGAAGCATCCGCAGCGCGCGAATGGAGCCTCACCGGTATGAGTTACCTCAATGACTGGGATTCGAGCGACCAGATCCCGCTGCGTGCAGTTGAAAATGGTACGCTTAGCCGCTTCGGCAATGTTGACCCCACCGTGGGTGGCCAGAGCCGACGCAACAGCCTGTCGTTTGAGTGGCAGGAGAATCTGAGCGCAGATGATCAGTGGAATTTCAGTGCTTACCTGATGGACTACACACTCGACCTGTATTCCAACTTTACTTATTTTGCCAACGACCCGGTTCGCGGTGACCAGTTCCAGCAGGCAGACGATCGTCGTGTCGCCGGATTCGAAACGGAATACCGACGCACCCTGCAAACTGAAATCCCGACAGAAATTACCGTCGGTTTCCAGAACCGTTATGACGATATTGACGTCGGTCTTTATCTCACCGAGCAGCGAGCGATTTACGACACCGTGCGTGCCGACAATGTCGAGCAGACTCTGAACAGCCTCTATGCGTCCGTGCAGCATCAGTGGACGGATCGCTTCCGCTCAGTGACATCCTTGCGCGCCGACCATTATTCGTTTGATGTGGCAGCCGGCATCGCAGCCAACAGCGGTTCAGGTGATGACACTCTGATCAGTCCCAAGCTGAATCTGATTTACAGCCCCATGCCCAAACTCGAAACTTTCTTAAGCGCTGGCCAGGGCTTCCACAGTAATGATGCACGTGGCACCGTAATCAGTATTGATCCAGTCAGTGGCGACCCCATAGATAGTGTAGACCCACTGGCGACTGCACGCAGCTATGAGGCAGGTTTCCGGACCTCGCTGATCCCCAAAACCCAGATTGCCGTGACCGCATTCAATATGCGACTGTCCTCAGAGCTTATTTATGTCGGTGACGCAGGCAATACCGAGGCCGTCGCTCCAAGTGAACGCACCGGTATCGAAATCAGCGGTCTGTACTCACCTACCAGCTGGTTGCTGTTCGACGCAGATGTCAGCCATACCAAGGCGCGATTGCGCGGTGTTGGCGCCGACAATTATATCGGAAACGCGCCAGAACGAACGGCATCGCTGGGCATGATTATCGACGATCTGAATAACTGGAGCGGCGGCATCCGACTGCGCTACCTGGGCGAGGCGCCGCTCAGCGAAGCACGCCGACCACGCTCCGAGGCAACTTTTCTGATGAATGCACAAACAACGTATCAGCTCTCACCCAGTCTGTCAGTGTCGCTGGAATTGCTGAATGTGCTGGATAGCGATGACCGGGACATTACCTACTTTTACGAGTCCCAACTGCCCGGCGAAGCCGCACCGGTAGAAGATATTCACTTCCACCCGGTCGAGCCACGCAGTGTTCGCGTTAGCCTGCAAGCGCGCTTCTGATTTTAAGACTGTAACGTGAAACCCTGGACGCACCTGGCGGGCGAAAAAAAGCTTGCCAGGTTGCCCAGGACACTTTTCGGCGTCCGACACAAGCGGCCTACATTAAATACCTTTCGTTTCACTATACTCAGCGCTTTATAAGAAATCCATGTCGCCCGCTGTCAGCCACCACTTTCCCTGCAACTTTTCTGCAGACGGCCCCTGAGTCCAGGCATTGCAGGGAATGTGTATGCCAGTGGCATCTGCCTGCAGGCCTGTTGCCTGAAAGCGTTGTTGCTGGCCCGCACTTAACCAGAATACCATCGGCCGACCGATGTCGTGGCCGTGTCGGCATAATGCCTGCAGAGCAGCTGCCATATTTTTGTCCGCGGTGATGATATCCATGATCAGAAAGCCTTCACCATGGTCACGGGTGACTGCGACCGCTTTTTCACCCGATGTATGGCTGATAACATGAAACTGATAATCCAGTCCCGGCCTCTGCACATACCGGTAGAACAGATAGTGCGCATTGCGCAGTCCGACAATGCCATCAGTAAACGCCAATGCCATTTGTTGCCATAAGACGTCAACCCGCTTCCAGTCGCCACTGTCCGGCGACCCTGACGCGACAGTCCAGGCATCATCACCTGTATTAGTATCAAAACAACCGGGCGGAAATGACAGTGCCATCAGCTCATCGGTTTTGGCGTATAGTTTAAGGCGCTGGGCAACATGCATGGCCTTGAGGTTGGGAAAACCAAAACCCAACAGGTGCCGCCGGGTATTGCCGGCATGCAGCTCCAGCATGGTCGCCGCCGTCAGAAAGAACAGACTGCTTCGGCTGTAGAAACTTCGATGCTGTGGCAGAACCATGACATCGCAGATCTGCAGAGCCTGTTCAGGTGCGCCGAAATACAGAATATCGCGACTGATACCACCATAATGAGCTACCGCCTCCCCTTGCTTGCAGGCCACCACAGAATGCCCGCGCCCCTGACCATACTTCCAGTGCCAGAGTTCGGCGTTAAAGTCAGTGTCAAAACTGTTTTCAAACAGGCTACGGAATTGTTCTATCGACAGTGCCTCAGCAGGCAACAGAGTGACATCGGTGTCTTCCATGCGGAACGATAGCAGAGCATGAACGTAGCGCCCGCTGCGGCATCTGGACAGATCAGCTGACATGCTCTGGCGCAAATCCGACAGCACCTGCGTGGACAGCCCGGTGCGTTCTGTCAGTGTTACCATGTGCTGCTCAAGCAACGGCAGGCAACGTTGTAGCCAGTCACCCACACCAACACTGACATCATGCTGCTGAGTCAATTCAAAACCGGCCCGGCCTGCCATTTGCACGACGTGTGTCAGCACGGGCAGCGGTTCGGCAACCCGCTCGGCATCATCGCCGGTAAACTCTTCCTGAATCAGTAACTGGCCACCGGCTTTCAGTAACCGGCGCGCATGCGCAAACACGGTTAAAGGGGATTGATAACGGGCGCTGTTTTGCAGGATCAATACATCAAAACGCTGGTCCGGCTCAAACGCCTGCAGCTCAGCAAGTGCCAACGGTGCCTCACTGGCAAAGCGTTGCCT encodes:
- the ileS gene encoding isoleucine--tRNA ligase → MTDYKQTLNLPFTDFPMKASLAQREPGMLARWQDMELYRQIREISAGRPSFILHDGPPYANGELHLGHAVNKTLKDMIVKSRTLAGFDAPYVPGWDCHGLPIEHNVEKKKGKAGHKISHAEFRQACRDYAAKQVENQKQDFVRLGVFGDWENPYLTMNFDTEANIVRALGRIAGSGHLVKGFKPVYWSVVGASALAEAEVEYQDKTSFAIDVRFVALEPETWLAAFAVDESAVAGKKMSVVIWTTTPWTLPSNQAVCLNENLEYALLSCTVDEVVGEELLIVAADMQDEVMARYGCEQVQRLGVAKGALLEGQRLQHPFVNRQVPVLMGDHVTTDAGTGAVHTAPDHGMEDFIAGQTYGLGTLNLVDENGVFAEAAGELAGVHVYKADEQVLDILRREQALVAMEKIRHSYPHCWRTKTPLIYRATPQWFISMTEKGLLNDALAAVKGVKWVPEWGQARIELMLKGSPDWCVSRQRTWGVPITLFVHRETGALHPDTENLIEQVAQRIEKQGIEAWFELTAEDLLGDDASQYTKVTDTLDVWFDSGVTHYSVLQQRDGLGYPADLYLEGSDQHRGWFQSSLKTAIAMNGAAPYKQVLTHGFTVDADGRKMSKSLGNTISLQEVFKEYGADILRLWVAATDYRGEIAVSPEILKRVADAYRRIRNTVRFLLSNLNGFDPLTDAVAPDDMLALDYWITRQAQQLREQVKQDYENYQFLNVYQKVHNFCVIELGSFYLDIIKDRQYTAKADGLARRSTQTAMYHITEVLVRLIAPILSFTADEIWQFVPGERSDSVFLTQFDEGLAALPAREDFSDAFWRELIEVKTAVNKELEKQRAEKKVGAALSAEVTLYCDEALLKRLSALQDELRFVLIVSVASLQPMSASKSTDTVATELPGLRLQVTPSSQDKCVRCWHHRPDVGAHASHPELCGRCVDNISGEGEQRYYA
- the ribF gene encoding bifunctional riboflavin kinase/FAD synthetase, giving the protein MRVIHNTEGFLQQHSGCVATIGKFDGVHLGHQRIVAQLLEKAADYAVPSVVIVIEPHPEEFFASDPRSCPPRLSEAGEKVELLRAMGVDYVYLLEFNQELSQLSPESYVEDVLVAGLNVRCLIVGNDFRFGYQRGGDFELLCRYGKRAGFDVVETASCVSDGVRVSSTYVRECLAKADFDRVAEVLGRPYTISGTVVRGQQLGRDLGFPTCNLALNRRNIPLHGVYACTVEIFLADDECIAAEGAANIGYRPTVKDNGKALLEVHLLNFDQEIYGARVSVTFRHRVRPEQKFESLDALKARIALDVEEVRQYFSHYRQ
- a CDS encoding dienelactone hydrolase family protein, which translates into the protein MPIFRYFILCLLLLPVLAAARDTIVELEDGSTVKVFLFQPSNEHGDGPWPLCVLMPGGDGNEYVARAQFWLGKELATRGWMIAVPVSPTNTPFTGINGQKIPKVISHLQESPEIQTGKALLVGVSTGGSSALELAAQHPEQYYGVVAVPGMMKDLSLIGDMKDLPVYLRVAEDDLFRWNEQMPALAGALRAGGARVDAALVPDARHVFQLDWDRLHPWLESLPTTEHIAPIPK
- a CDS encoding P-II family nitrogen regulator; translated protein: MKLITAIIKPFKSDDVREALSDLGVNGMTMTEVKGFGRQKGHTELYRGAEYVVDFLPKAKIEVAVADDLVDSAIEAICKAANTGHIGDGKIFVTALEQSIRIRTGETGNEAL
- a CDS encoding PaaI family thioesterase, with the translated sequence MSSDRQPPIFMRPGHCAGDLLEAPDWKVIREEEGFIDLDVHVPTQVLNPRQQLFGGFTGTYVDMVALYTIRTLFPAREDYWITTINMRIDYLDPVLGPRVRLQGELINKGRSTSLVAVTFFDEAGNKLVYAMVTLRVIDRQQA
- a CDS encoding M48 family metalloprotease is translated as MINTFGTLCLIWLVLWLMLTLVLRAFYPLLRPGLFRLHPAHGSNLLLLLWSAPFVLSLMTTLLLLLPTLGGLLLEPHCHGNCAPHVPTTSTSILAWTGFGLAVAAAIGLLWHFLAGLLRGVRMRRQFDALSSRESGFRLLDAEEPAVFTLGWWRPRVYVSSGLLSGCSSEELAIILVHEQAHRRRRDNLRILIGRVFCLVLPDAWRQIVVHDLHLLCEESCDFAAARDYGSLSVAQALVQIGRVLRRSTAPLQGVAFDGSDLHARVHALLRLDSRRLLSYRQVVTLLVVAALSVVLAVEPLHHGAEWVIGVLEYNMITGH